Proteins co-encoded in one Streptomyces sp. SLBN-31 genomic window:
- a CDS encoding TetR/AcrR family transcriptional regulator: MTVWDRPEPPARPVPLDRERIVAAAIALADEGGLEAVSLRKVAARLNAGPMRLYGYISTKQELFDLMVDEVQGEILPEERPGDWREALSTLAHRTRQTALRHEWLADLLGGRPTLGPNGLAVTEATLAALDGLADIDTVMRAVETVSAYFTGAIRREIASVRAERATGLSKREWQRASGPHVTKMLATGRFPALSRAVYDGTDVDAETSFATGLDWVLDAVAVKLQGA, encoded by the coding sequence ATGACTGTCTGGGACCGGCCCGAGCCGCCGGCTCGCCCGGTGCCGCTCGATCGGGAGCGGATCGTCGCCGCCGCCATCGCGCTGGCCGACGAGGGCGGGCTGGAGGCGGTGTCGCTGCGCAAGGTCGCCGCCCGGCTCAACGCCGGCCCGATGCGGCTCTACGGCTACATCTCCACCAAGCAGGAACTGTTCGACCTCATGGTGGACGAGGTCCAGGGCGAGATCCTCCCCGAGGAGCGCCCCGGTGACTGGCGGGAGGCGCTGAGCACTCTCGCCCACCGCACCAGGCAGACCGCACTCCGCCACGAGTGGCTGGCCGACCTGCTCGGCGGCCGCCCGACGCTGGGCCCGAACGGCCTCGCCGTGACCGAGGCCACGCTGGCCGCCCTCGACGGCCTCGCCGACATCGACACGGTCATGCGCGCCGTCGAGACCGTCAGCGCCTACTTCACCGGCGCGATCAGGCGCGAGATCGCGAGCGTGCGCGCCGAGCGCGCCACCGGCCTGTCGAAGCGCGAATGGCAGCGCGCCTCCGGCCCCCATGTGACGAAGATGCTGGCCACGGGCCGCTTCCCGGCGCTGAGCAGGGCGGTCTACGACGGCACGGACGTGGACGCCGAAACGTCCTTCGCCACCGGACTGGACTGGGTCCTCGACGCCGTCGCGGTCAAGCTGCAAGGCGCCTGA